A window of the Deinococcus gobiensis I-0 genome harbors these coding sequences:
- a CDS encoding DciA family protein — protein MTRRRLGGPRGLSELMGATLGTAKLARGVGRARALLLWPQAVGPEIARMTRPRSQQGGTLYVEVRDSTTAHHLTMQRHHFLKRLNAMLAEGNGRPEDAVRELRFSVGTVRAPENTPRAAPLPAPDRARARQLVQEVADPELRQAALRAAEAVTRARRWREEQGWRPCPVCGERCPAPTRLPGEAPPPEAPPCRACALTLEDPNVRRAARVVARTPERLDALETTLGGSGRLAARHLALELLDDQLGLLALECVRSGGENNYLSFLRAQAETYLMLKLGKARGDLRRADHAALPERVRQVLAAGQP, from the coding sequence ATGACCCGGCGGCGCCTGGGCGGGCCGCGCGGGCTCTCGGAACTCATGGGCGCGACGCTGGGCACCGCCAAGCTGGCGCGCGGGGTGGGACGGGCGCGGGCGCTGCTGCTGTGGCCGCAGGCGGTCGGCCCCGAGATCGCGCGCATGACCCGGCCCCGCTCGCAGCAGGGCGGCACCCTGTACGTCGAGGTGCGCGACTCGACGACCGCGCACCACCTCACCATGCAGCGCCACCATTTTCTCAAGCGGCTGAACGCGATGCTGGCCGAGGGGAACGGCCGACCCGAGGACGCCGTGCGCGAGCTGCGCTTCAGCGTGGGCACGGTGCGCGCCCCCGAAAACACGCCGCGCGCCGCGCCGCTGCCCGCCCCCGACCGCGCGCGCGCCCGGCAGCTCGTGCAGGAGGTGGCCGACCCCGAGCTGAGGCAGGCCGCCCTGCGCGCCGCCGAGGCCGTGACCCGCGCGCGGCGCTGGCGCGAGGAGCAGGGCTGGCGACCGTGCCCGGTGTGCGGCGAGCGTTGCCCCGCGCCCACCCGCCTGCCCGGTGAGGCCCCGCCGCCCGAGGCGCCGCCCTGCCGCGCCTGCGCCCTGACGCTGGAAGACCCCAACGTGCGCCGCGCCGCGCGGGTGGTGGCCCGCACGCCCGAACGCCTGGACGCCCTGGAGACGACCCTGGGCGGCAGCGGACGGCTCGCGGCGCGCCACCTCGCGCTGGAACTGCTGGACGACCAGCTCGGGCTGCTGGCCCTGGAGTGCGTGCGCAGCGGCGGCGAGAACAACTACCTGAGCTTCCTGCGCGCCCAGGCCGAGACCTACCTGATGCTCAAGCTGGGCAAGGCCAGGGGCGACCTGCGCCGCGCCGACCACGCCGCGCTGCCCGAGCGGGTGCGCCAGGTGCTCGCGGCGGGGCAGCCATGA
- the fni gene encoding type 2 isopentenyl-diphosphate Delta-isomerase: MTRSPAAPTPHDIAERKLRHLDACLDPRSQYQTLRTGLETVPWPYRALPERDLDAVDLSTTFLGRRLSAPVLVGAMTGGAERAGRINFNLARAAGRLGLGMMLGSQRVMLERPEARATFAVRDVAPDILLVGNLGAAQFGLGYGPAEATRAVREIGADALAIHVNPLQEALQPGGDTRWAGLAARLAEVVPALDFPAVLKEVGHGLDAATLRAVAGAGFAAYDVAGAGGTSWARVEQLVHRGEVLSPDLCDLGVPTAQALRDARQAAPHVPLIASGGIRTGLDAARALALGAQVVAVARPLLEPALESSEAAEAWLENFVRELRVALFVGGYGGVEEVRGSQP, encoded by the coding sequence ATGACCCGTTCCCCGGCCGCGCCCACCCCACACGACATCGCCGAGCGCAAGCTGCGTCACCTCGACGCCTGCCTCGACCCGCGCAGCCAGTACCAGACGCTCCGCACCGGCCTGGAGACGGTGCCCTGGCCCTACCGGGCACTGCCGGAGCGCGACCTGGACGCCGTGGACCTCTCCACGACCTTCCTGGGCCGCCGCCTGAGCGCCCCGGTCCTGGTCGGCGCGATGACGGGCGGGGCCGAGCGCGCCGGGCGCATCAACTTCAACCTCGCGCGCGCGGCGGGGCGCCTCGGGCTGGGGATGATGCTCGGCTCGCAGCGCGTGATGCTGGAGCGCCCGGAAGCCCGGGCCACCTTCGCCGTGCGGGACGTGGCCCCCGACATCCTGCTCGTGGGGAACCTGGGCGCGGCGCAGTTCGGGCTGGGCTACGGCCCCGCCGAGGCGACGCGGGCGGTGCGCGAGATCGGGGCCGACGCCCTGGCGATCCATGTCAATCCGCTGCAGGAGGCCCTGCAACCCGGCGGCGACACGCGCTGGGCGGGCCTCGCGGCGCGGCTGGCCGAGGTGGTGCCGGCGCTGGACTTTCCGGCGGTCCTCAAGGAGGTCGGGCACGGCCTGGACGCCGCGACCCTGCGCGCGGTGGCGGGCGCGGGCTTCGCCGCCTACGACGTGGCCGGGGCCGGCGGCACGAGCTGGGCGCGCGTCGAGCAGCTCGTCCACCGGGGCGAGGTGCTCAGCCCGGACCTGTGCGACCTCGGCGTGCCCACCGCCCAGGCCCTGCGGGACGCCCGGCAGGCCGCGCCGCACGTGCCCCTGATCGCCTCGGGCGGTATCCGCACCGGCCTGGACGCCGCGCGCGCGCTGGCGCTGGGTGCCCAGGTGGTCGCGGTGGCCCGCCCCCTGCTGGAGCCCGCCCTGGAGAGCAGCGAGGCCGCCGAGGCGTGGCTGGAGAACTTCGTGCGGGAGCTGCGCGTGGCCCTGTTCGTCGGGGGCTACGGCGGCGTGGAGGAAGTCCGGGGCAGCCAGCCGTAG
- the alr gene encoding alanine racemase has translation MLARAVAHLSEAALNANLRALSRRAGAALLLPVKAEAYGHGLDLVARVAARHPDVWGLAVATPIEAERLARLDLGRPVVLLSPAAPEEVGPLADLGVRLPVASLAEAGALPPHARAHLKVDTGMNRLGARPEEAVAVGRLLAERGLLEGAYTHFAIADEPDLSYAREQFARFQAVLAELPPLLAHAANGGGVLSFGALPGMALARPGLAAYGFAPPHLRAAAGLRPVQTLRARVNQRHTVRAGEGVSYGALWRAPQDTEVAVVGMGYADGYPRNATLKASVLIGGERRPVLGRICMDQMMVDVTGLDVGPGDWAELWGDGDITVSEVAAWGDTIEYEVLTGLGARVERRMGEEGAEG, from the coding sequence ATGCTGGCCCGCGCCGTCGCCCACCTCTCCGAAGCCGCCCTGAACGCCAACCTGCGCGCCCTGTCGCGCCGCGCCGGGGCCGCGCTGCTGCTGCCGGTCAAGGCCGAGGCCTACGGGCACGGGCTGGACCTGGTGGCCCGCGTGGCGGCCCGGCACCCGGACGTGTGGGGGCTGGCGGTGGCGACCCCCATCGAGGCCGAACGCCTCGCGCGGCTGGACCTGGGCCGCCCGGTCGTGCTTCTCAGCCCCGCCGCCCCCGAGGAGGTCGGGCCGCTGGCCGACCTGGGGGTGCGGTTGCCGGTCGCCTCGCTGGCCGAGGCCGGGGCGCTGCCCCCCCACGCCCGCGCGCACCTGAAGGTGGACACCGGCATGAACCGCCTGGGCGCGCGCCCCGAGGAGGCCGTCGCGGTGGGCCGCCTGCTGGCCGAGCGCGGGCTGCTGGAAGGGGCCTACACCCACTTCGCGATTGCTGACGAGCCGGACCTGAGCTATGCCCGCGAGCAGTTCGCCCGCTTTCAGGCCGTGCTGGCCGAGCTGCCGCCGCTGTTGGCCCACGCAGCGAACGGCGGCGGCGTCCTGAGCTTCGGGGCGCTGCCGGGCATGGCGCTGGCGCGGCCGGGGCTGGCGGCCTACGGGTTCGCGCCGCCGCACCTGCGCGCGGCGGCCGGGCTGCGGCCCGTCCAGACCCTGCGCGCCCGTGTCAACCAGCGCCACACCGTCCGGGCGGGCGAGGGAGTCAGCTACGGGGCGCTGTGGCGGGCCCCGCAGGACACCGAGGTCGCCGTGGTCGGCATGGGCTACGCCGACGGCTATCCGCGCAACGCGACCCTCAAGGCCAGCGTCCTGATCGGCGGCGAGCGGCGGCCGGTGCTGGGCCGCATCTGCATGGACCAGATGATGGTGGACGTGACGGGCCTGGACGTAGGGCCGGGCGACTGGGCCGAGCTGTGGGGCGACGGCGACATCACCGTGAGCGAGGTGGCCGCCTGGGGCGACACCATCGAATACGAGGTGCTGACCGGCCTGGGCGCGCGCGTCGAGCGCCGGATGGGGGAGGAGGGGGCGGAAGGCTAA
- a CDS encoding response regulator, with protein sequence MSTARVRVLLVEDDVRVARINRDLLERDPDVHVVGSAASCAQGDALAQALSPDLILLDVHLPDGSGLGLLRHWRAQGRTTDVALITAADDEPSIRLALAHGAFDYLIKPFTGARLAELLARHRARRPSGAGSGAPGRHDQASLDRLLGVSGAAAPALPRGIDPHTLERVEAALAERGQPASAEEIGEAVGLSRVTAWRYLEHLVRAGQAELDHQYGLAGRPAKLYRARPGEV encoded by the coding sequence GTGAGCACGGCGCGCGTGCGGGTGCTGCTCGTCGAGGACGACGTGCGGGTGGCGCGCATCAACCGCGACCTGCTGGAGCGCGACCCCGACGTGCATGTGGTCGGCAGCGCCGCGAGCTGCGCGCAGGGCGACGCGCTGGCGCAGGCGCTCTCGCCCGACCTGATCCTGCTCGACGTGCATCTGCCCGACGGCAGCGGCCTGGGGCTGCTGCGCCACTGGCGCGCGCAGGGCCGCACGACCGACGTGGCCCTCATCACCGCCGCCGACGACGAGCCGAGCATCCGCCTCGCGCTGGCGCATGGGGCCTTCGACTATCTCATCAAGCCCTTCACGGGGGCGCGGCTGGCCGAGCTGCTGGCCCGGCACCGCGCCCGGCGGCCGTCCGGCGCGGGGTCCGGCGCGCCGGGGCGGCACGACCAGGCCAGCCTCGACCGCCTGCTGGGGGTCAGCGGCGCGGCGGCCCCCGCCCTGCCGCGCGGCATCGACCCCCATACCCTCGAACGGGTGGAGGCCGCCCTCGCCGAACGCGGCCAGCCCGCCAGCGCCGAGGAGATCGGGGAGGCGGTGGGCCTGAGCCGCGTGACCGCGTGGCGCTACCTCGAACATCTGGTGCGCGCCGGGCAGGCCGAACTCGACCACCAGTACGGGCTGGCGGGGCGGCCTGCCAAGCTCTACCGGGCGCGGCCAGGCGAGGTCTGA
- a CDS encoding ATP-binding protein → MTALLVLVQTVQAYGQARQRLGERALTTSRLVSQLPLVYRGAESGGPNPVLNTLVNGLLDESGADFIVVGNRLGLRLSHPLPERLGQPMEGGDNAQPLSGQEVVSVARGSLGLSVRGKVPVWAGGQPGTRVVGVVSTGYLMPQAWNLVGSALLSLAPWFLLALALGTAGASWAARRLRAEILNLEPEQIAALVRQQRAVLAALREGVIAVSAPGVVTLISDRAAEMLGSRQTPALLAGVWPELALLPGQGRQQNLEVDLRGQPVLVNIEPLEGGGFVAGFRDRAEALALAEELTHARGFVDVLRAQTHEYQNRLHVLSGLLQLGRSEEALGVLNAEIHSDAQFRQLLRDVQVPRLVALLAGKRERAQELGIEFQVAEGSSLSPVWERHADTLVTAVGNLTENAFEALGGQPGQVTVLIGEDPEGMQVEVEDSGPGVRPEVAARLFTRGASSKGEGRGYGLAGVMARIQVLGGDVRHTRRGGLTVFQVSLPVPGRAVSGRGAA, encoded by the coding sequence ATGACCGCGCTGCTGGTGCTCGTGCAGACGGTGCAGGCCTACGGACAGGCCCGGCAGCGCCTGGGCGAGCGGGCCCTGACCACCTCGCGCCTCGTGTCGCAGCTGCCCCTCGTGTACCGGGGCGCCGAGTCGGGAGGGCCGAATCCGGTGCTGAACACCCTGGTCAACGGCCTGCTCGACGAGAGCGGCGCCGACTTCATCGTGGTGGGCAACCGTCTGGGCCTGCGGCTCTCGCACCCGTTGCCCGAGCGCCTGGGGCAGCCGATGGAGGGCGGCGACAACGCTCAGCCGCTCTCGGGGCAGGAGGTGGTCAGCGTGGCGCGCGGCTCGCTGGGCCTGAGTGTGCGCGGCAAGGTGCCGGTGTGGGCCGGGGGGCAGCCCGGCACGCGGGTGGTCGGGGTGGTGAGTACCGGCTACCTCATGCCGCAGGCCTGGAACCTGGTGGGATCGGCGCTGCTGAGCCTCGCGCCGTGGTTCCTGCTGGCGCTGGCGCTGGGCACGGCGGGGGCGAGCTGGGCGGCGCGGCGGCTGCGCGCCGAGATCCTGAACCTGGAGCCCGAACAGATCGCCGCGCTGGTGCGCCAGCAGCGCGCCGTGCTGGCCGCGCTGCGTGAGGGCGTGATCGCCGTGAGTGCGCCGGGCGTCGTGACCCTGATCAGCGACCGCGCCGCCGAGATGCTGGGCAGCCGCCAGACGCCCGCCCTGCTCGCGGGCGTGTGGCCCGAACTGGCCCTGTTGCCGGGGCAGGGCCGCCAGCAGAACCTGGAAGTGGACCTGCGCGGCCAGCCGGTGCTCGTGAACATCGAGCCGCTGGAGGGTGGGGGCTTCGTCGCGGGCTTCCGCGACCGGGCCGAGGCGCTGGCGCTCGCCGAGGAACTCACGCACGCGCGCGGCTTCGTGGACGTGCTGCGCGCCCAGACCCACGAGTACCAGAACCGCCTGCACGTCCTGTCGGGCCTGCTGCAACTGGGCCGCTCGGAGGAGGCGCTGGGGGTCCTGAATGCCGAGATCCACTCGGACGCGCAGTTCCGCCAGCTCCTGCGCGACGTGCAGGTGCCCCGGCTGGTCGCGCTGCTGGCCGGCAAGCGCGAGCGCGCCCAGGAACTCGGCATCGAGTTTCAGGTGGCCGAGGGCAGCAGCCTCTCGCCGGTGTGGGAGCGCCATGCCGACACCCTCGTCACGGCGGTCGGCAACCTCACCGAGAACGCCTTCGAGGCGCTGGGCGGGCAGCCGGGGCAGGTCACGGTCCTCATCGGCGAGGACCCCGAGGGCATGCAGGTCGAGGTCGAGGACTCGGGGCCCGGCGTGCGCCCGGAGGTGGCGGCGCGGCTGTTCACGCGCGGGGCGAGCAGCAAGGGCGAGGGCCGGGGGTACGGACTGGCCGGGGTCATGGCGCGCATTCAGGTGCTGGGCGGCGACGTGCGGCACACCCGGCGCGGGGGCCTCACGGTCTTTCAGGTCAGCCTGCCGGTGCCGGGGCGGGCCGTGTCCGGCCGGGGGGCGGCGTGA
- a CDS encoding Bug family tripartite tricarboxylate transporter substrate binding protein: MNKAALLAALAVSAAPLASAQTLNNVRIMAPASPGGGWDQTSRAIQTVMQNQNLAKPVQVFNVSGAGGTIGLAQLYNSKGDGNQMMTMGLVMVGAILTNSSKVDLSRVTPLARLTGEYEVLVVPANSPYKSMKDFAAAWKANNGLAVAGGSAGGTDHMLVGLLAKSAGVDPKKMNYVPFSGGGETLAAVLGNQVAGAVAGYGEFEAQIKAGRLRAIGISAPKRQPGIDAQTFKEQGYAVELANWRGIVAPPGVSAADKAKLVGALDKMHASKEWQDTLKTRGWTDLYMSGSKYDIFLKTEANRAKGILQEIGLVK; this comes from the coding sequence ATGAACAAAGCCGCCCTGTTGGCTGCCCTGGCCGTGAGCGCCGCGCCCCTCGCCAGCGCCCAGACCCTGAACAACGTCCGTATCATGGCCCCCGCCAGCCCCGGCGGCGGCTGGGACCAGACCAGCCGCGCCATCCAGACCGTCATGCAGAACCAGAACCTCGCCAAGCCGGTGCAGGTGTTCAACGTGTCCGGCGCCGGCGGCACCATCGGCCTGGCCCAGCTGTACAACAGCAAGGGCGACGGCAACCAGATGATGACCATGGGCCTCGTGATGGTCGGCGCGATCCTGACCAACTCCAGCAAGGTGGACCTGAGCCGCGTGACCCCCCTGGCCCGCCTGACCGGCGAGTACGAGGTGCTCGTCGTGCCGGCCAACAGCCCCTACAAGAGCATGAAGGACTTCGCCGCCGCCTGGAAGGCCAACAACGGCCTGGCGGTCGCGGGCGGCAGCGCCGGCGGCACCGACCACATGCTGGTGGGCCTGCTCGCCAAGTCGGCCGGCGTGGACCCCAAGAAGATGAACTACGTGCCCTTCTCGGGCGGCGGCGAGACCCTGGCGGCCGTGCTGGGCAACCAGGTGGCCGGCGCGGTGGCGGGCTACGGCGAGTTCGAGGCCCAGATCAAGGCCGGGCGCCTGCGCGCCATCGGCATCAGCGCGCCCAAGCGCCAGCCCGGCATCGACGCCCAGACCTTCAAGGAGCAGGGCTACGCCGTGGAACTCGCCAACTGGCGCGGCATCGTGGCCCCCCCCGGCGTGAGCGCGGCCGACAAGGCCAAGCTCGTCGGCGCGCTCGACAAGATGCACGCCAGCAAGGAGTGGCAGGACACCCTCAAGACGCGCGGCTGGACCGACCTGTACATGAGCGGCAGCAAGTACGACATCTTCCTGAAGACCGAGGCCAACCGCGCCAAGGGCATCCTCCAGGAAATCGGCCTGGTGAAGTGA
- a CDS encoding tripartite tricarboxylate transporter TctB family protein has translation MTEPHLSSPPQRRGVSLPDLLVALGILLLGAGLLYGTSQIPFGINAVVGPRVFPLIVSIGTLLFGALLLVGALRGDRAEPGAEEDTDPDAPVSLANPAIILGGFLLGTLVLQPLGFVLGTAIMYFSVAYAFGERRYGLMAFVALVVALVTYLLFTRGLDLNLPAGILRGIL, from the coding sequence ATGACTGAACCTCACCTTTCTTCACCGCCGCAGCGGCGCGGCGTGAGCCTGCCGGACCTGCTGGTGGCGCTGGGCATCCTGCTGCTGGGTGCGGGGCTGCTGTACGGAACGTCGCAGATTCCCTTCGGCATCAACGCGGTCGTGGGGCCGCGCGTCTTTCCGCTCATCGTGAGCATCGGCACGCTGCTGTTCGGGGCGCTGCTGCTCGTCGGGGCGCTGCGCGGCGACCGCGCCGAACCCGGCGCCGAGGAGGACACCGACCCCGACGCGCCGGTCAGCCTCGCCAACCCCGCGATCATCCTGGGCGGTTTCCTGCTGGGCACGCTGGTGCTGCAACCGCTGGGCTTCGTGCTGGGCACGGCCATCATGTACTTCAGCGTGGCCTACGCCTTCGGGGAGCGGCGCTACGGCCTGATGGCCTTCGTGGCGCTCGTCGTGGCGCTCGTCACCTACCTGCTGTTCACGCGTGGCCTGGACCTGAACCTGCCGGCCGGCATCCTGAGAGGAATCCTGTAA
- a CDS encoding tripartite tricarboxylate transporter permease → MDALTSLFAGFETALSPLNLLWALIGVTLGTLVGVLPGIGPALTVALLLPVTAKLPPVSAFIMFAGIYYGGMFGGSTTSILLNTPGESSSIITALEGNKMARRGRAAAALATAAIGSFIAGTIGTVLLTFFAPAIADIAVQIPPSAKFALIMLAFVTISATFGGSPLRGLVSLFFGLAIGLVGTDLQSGQSRFALGRPELLDGIDFITVVIGLFAIGETLYVASRYRKSQDVIKLEGGAAMNREDWRRSWKPWLRGTALGFPFGAIPAGGAEIPTFLSYTLEKKLSKHPEEFGKGAIEGVAGPEAANNASAAGVLVPLLTLGLPTSATAAILLAAFQQYGLQPGPLLFITNGDLVWGLIASLYIGNVMLLLLNLPLAPVWARLLLIPRPFLYAGILVFSTVGVYSLNNSVFDLVLLAIFGLIGYGMRRFDFPVTPAIIGVVLGPTAESFFRTAMQQSNGDASIFVRQPLTAFILLIVLVALVLPPILRMRARKTVAA, encoded by the coding sequence ATGGACGCCCTGACTTCCCTGTTCGCGGGCTTCGAGACGGCCCTGAGTCCCCTGAACCTGCTGTGGGCCCTCATCGGCGTGACGCTGGGCACCCTGGTCGGCGTGCTGCCGGGCATCGGGCCGGCGCTCACCGTCGCCCTGCTGCTGCCGGTCACGGCCAAGCTGCCCCCGGTCAGCGCCTTCATCATGTTCGCGGGCATCTACTACGGCGGCATGTTCGGCGGTTCGACCACCAGTATCCTGCTGAACACGCCCGGCGAGTCGAGCAGCATCATCACGGCGCTGGAAGGCAACAAGATGGCCCGCCGGGGGCGCGCCGCCGCCGCCCTGGCGACCGCCGCCATCGGCAGCTTCATCGCCGGGACCATCGGCACCGTCCTGCTGACCTTCTTCGCGCCCGCGATCGCCGACATCGCCGTGCAGATTCCGCCCTCGGCCAAGTTCGCCCTGATCATGCTGGCCTTCGTGACCATCAGCGCGACCTTCGGCGGCAGCCCCCTGCGCGGGCTGGTCAGCCTGTTCTTCGGCCTCGCCATCGGCCTGGTCGGCACCGATCTCCAGAGCGGGCAGTCGCGCTTCGCGCTGGGCCGCCCCGAACTGCTCGACGGCATCGACTTCATCACGGTGGTCATCGGCCTGTTCGCCATCGGGGAGACGCTGTACGTCGCCAGCCGCTACCGCAAGAGCCAAGACGTGATCAAGCTCGAAGGCGGCGCGGCCATGAACCGCGAGGACTGGCGCCGCAGCTGGAAGCCCTGGCTGCGCGGCACGGCGCTGGGCTTTCCCTTCGGGGCCATTCCGGCGGGCGGCGCCGAGATTCCGACCTTCCTGAGCTACACCCTGGAGAAGAAACTCAGCAAGCACCCCGAGGAGTTCGGCAAGGGCGCCATCGAGGGCGTCGCCGGGCCCGAGGCCGCCAACAACGCCTCGGCGGCGGGCGTGCTCGTGCCGCTGCTCACGCTGGGTCTGCCCACGAGCGCCACGGCCGCCATCCTGCTCGCGGCCTTCCAGCAGTACGGCCTGCAACCGGGACCGCTGCTGTTCATCACGAACGGCGACCTCGTGTGGGGCCTGATCGCCTCGCTGTACATCGGCAACGTCATGCTGCTGCTCCTGAACCTGCCGCTCGCGCCCGTGTGGGCCCGGCTGCTCCTGATTCCGCGCCCCTTCCTGTACGCCGGGATTCTGGTGTTCAGTACGGTCGGCGTATACAGCCTGAACAACAGCGTGTTCGACCTCGTGCTGCTGGCCATCTTCGGATTGATCGGCTACGGCATGCGCCGCTTCGACTTCCCGGTCACGCCCGCCATCATCGGCGTGGTGCTCGGGCCGACGGCCGAGTCGTTCTTCCGCACGGCCATGCAGCAGAGCAACGGCGACGCGAGCATCTTCGTGCGCCAGCCGCTGACCGCCTTCATTCTGCTGATCGTGCTCGTCGCGCTCGTGCTGCCGCCCATCCTGCGGATGCGGGCCCGCAAGACCGTCGCCGCCTGA
- the sodA gene encoding superoxide dismutase [Mn] translates to MPYELPSLPYAYDALEPHIDTRTMEIHHTKHHQAYIDNANKALAGTEFDGVPVEELIQKLDSLPADKKGVLRNNAGGHANHSLFWTVLGTSKGESNAPSGALADAIVEAFGSFDAFKEKFEDAAKTRFGSGWAWLVVKDGKLAVVSTANQDSPLMGEGVAGVSGTPILGVDVWEHAYYLNYQNKRPDYLKAFWNVVNWDEVSRRYSEAQ, encoded by the coding sequence ATGCCTTACGAACTGCCCAGCCTGCCCTACGCCTACGACGCCCTGGAACCCCACATCGACACCCGCACGATGGAGATCCACCACACCAAGCACCACCAGGCCTACATCGACAACGCGAACAAGGCGCTGGCGGGCACCGAGTTCGACGGCGTGCCGGTCGAGGAACTCATCCAGAAGCTCGACAGCCTGCCCGCCGACAAGAAGGGCGTGCTGCGCAACAACGCGGGCGGCCACGCCAACCACAGCCTGTTCTGGACCGTCCTGGGCACGAGCAAGGGCGAGAGCAACGCGCCGAGCGGCGCGCTGGCCGACGCCATCGTCGAGGCCTTCGGGTCCTTCGACGCCTTCAAGGAAAAGTTCGAGGACGCCGCCAAGACCCGCTTCGGCAGCGGCTGGGCGTGGCTGGTCGTCAAGGACGGCAAGCTGGCCGTCGTGAGCACCGCCAACCAGGACAGCCCGCTGATGGGCGAGGGCGTGGCCGGCGTGAGCGGCACCCCGATCCTGGGCGTGGACGTGTGGGAGCACGCCTACTACCTCAACTACCAGAACAAGCGCCCCGACTACCTCAAGGCGTTCTGGAACGTCGTGAACTGGGACGAAGTGTCCCGCCGCTACAGCGAAGCGCAGTAA